One Megalopta genalis isolate 19385.01 chromosome 5, iyMegGena1_principal, whole genome shotgun sequence DNA window includes the following coding sequences:
- the LOC117222460 gene encoding uncharacterized protein LOC117222460 isoform X6, which yields MTGLKNMKHLDCRDITQRERNGWNLAQKPCILNNDSYRSALQAFIDRRKCSDGCSELGKEAPSSPDKTRADFLAKKNNNKYDNERRLQESKCISRSVPSVPASEIFEVGWVAGTEDRYLELIFAEWQNTRVSLKRHIHPECKGAVKADLDVLLEIPHPNVLLLMGMTHTDDHGLVSIFEPVDCTLYHYIHEQGERISIQSIAKCVGRLSDALRHSHVLGYVHSAISSHCVYLASSGIVKLGGWELAMQVDNPKPNREYEERLRNEIFRWQAPELFHDYEPRKESDVYGLAMLIWEMSTMQVPWKGYSRVDVKRQYAQRKKGVTMYLFDFPPLLHNLLEAGLQVDVNKRTLDMNRMRRFLQRLEMQYEDEEPIYVDQHKNNNNVDPAKTYNLPNSPSIAMMKSDGPKLTKSVSAKQLFVPNSSESLTKHYSLTKKITSKPIGNIKTVAHIEPVNVFADDVKHSKKESAQQNMNAFYNMQNKFKKNDCSHCTSDMASTVRSEETLDFLQSFDSTYKKAKDSADSWVTSIGTFPSIDTTDDESYKDAITNLKQLKKDLASKREHFFYGSDSSQTSSCPNQKVKKKTLTQAKNVDYVPHKPASHKTSIQPKYHKSNSLYDSSCVKSPIQYRKTPYAQMPGLIKDAIAQPQVLNSDPQSFFESSLWRKEKLICLAKMRKSYGDESMAHYIQSAENSNIGSSATFTRSTTVDSDSPKCNKTYVVNQQLQEAETNREGCTAGSEDIDISTDTNLQVLKDALDRATNIVRSASPNSDVSCLSPFKNHENFEVSLNDSPASRAMFEDLYNLQNYDDNEEIKTIEKTTPDDEFLFRTEASSKMTTDDDEIVRKPETDVNVNTNNESQTHTSNATFTRNFVCESILEVSSELNNSSNDIKADKTYEKVRTKEKDLEKSSENVYSSSKIEPSSFMRQKRPERSEKKSIETNLDLLFLNDTAKAKNCNSCCQSALPRRRSLPAALSQLSLFNNSALGKLPIRRGDLPDNTVEDLYIDDEFGDTLNINMMLMSTEDNFLLELDRNE from the exons AGACATTACTCAGCGAGAACGAAACGGGTGGAATTTAGCACAGAAGCCGTGTATTCTAAACAA TGATTCCTACCGAAGTGCTCTTCAAGCTTTCATAGACCGTAGAAAATGCTCAGACGGATGCTCAGAGCTGGGGAAGGAAGCGCCAAGCAGTCCCGACAAAACAAGGGCCGATTTTCTTgccaaaaagaataacaacaaaTACGACAATGAACGCAGACTCCAAGAAAGCAAATGTATCTCACGTAGCGTACCCTCTGTGCCTGCCTCGGAGATTTTCGAAGTCGGTTGGGTAGCGGGCACGGAAGACCGATATCTCGAACTAATCTTTGCCGAGTGGCAAAACACAAGAGTTTCTCTCAAGAGACATATCCATCCCGAATGCAAAGGCGCGGTGAAAGCTGATTTAGATGTACTCCT AGAAATTCCACATCCGAACGTATTACTCTTGATGGGCATGACGCATACGGATGACCACGGTTTAGTTTCCATTTTCGAACCCGTCGATTGCACCCTTTACCATTACATACACGAGCAGGGTGAACGGATATCGATACAGAGCATAGCGAAATGCGTAGGAAGACTCTCCGATGCTTTAAGACATTCCCATGTTCTCGGGTACGTGCACAGTGCCATCAGTTCGCATTGCGTCTATCTGGCTTCCAGCGGCATAGTGAAACTCGGGGGATGGGAGCTGGCTATGCAGGTCGATAAT CCGAAACCGAACAGGGAATACGAGGAGCGGTTAAGAAACGAAATTTTCCGTTGGCAAGCGCCAGAACTTTTCCACGATTATGAACCACGAAAAGAGAGCGATGTTTACGGGCTCGCTATGTTAATTTGGGAAATGAGTACAA TGCAAGTGCCATGGAAAGGATATAGCAGAGTGGACGTGAAACGACAGTATGCACAACGGAAAAAAGGAGTTACTATGTATTTGTTCGACTTTCCACCCTTGCTTCACAATTTGCTAGAGGCTGGACTGCAAGTCGATGTTAACAAGAGAACACTTGATATGAACCGAATGCGTAGATTCCTTCAAAGATTGGAG ATGCAATATGAAGACGAGGAACCAATCTACGTCGAccaacacaagaacaacaacaacgtcgACCCTGCAAAAACTTACAACTTGCCGAATTCGCCATCCATAGCAATGATGAAGAGCGACGGTCCGAAATTAACAAAAAGCGTTTCGGCGAAACAATTGTTCGTTCCGAACAGTTCTGAATCGTTAACGAAACATTACTCACTCACTAAAAAAATCACATCCAAGCCAATCGGAAACATAAAGACGGTAGCACACATCGAGCCAGTAAATGTATTCGCTGATGACGTTAAACATAGCAAGAAAGAGAGCGCCCAACAAAATATGAACGCGTTTTATAACATGCAGAACAAATTCAAGAAGAACGACTGCTCGCATTGCACGTCGGATATGGCAAGTACTGTACGAAGCGAGGAAACGCTTGATTTTCTGCAATCGTTTGACAGCACGTACAAGAAAGCCAAGGACAGCGCAGACTCTTGGGTCACCTCTATCGGCACGTTCCCATCGATTGACACCACCGACGATGAATCTTACAAAGATGCTATAACGAACTTGAAACAGCTGAAGAAAGACTTGGCGAGCAAGAGGGAACATTTCTTCTATGGAAGCGATTCCTCTCAGACTTCTTCGTGTCCGA ATCAAAAAGTTAAGAAGAAAACACTCACCCAAGCGAAAAATGTGGACTATGTACCTCATAAACCAGCTAGTCATAAAACAAGCATCCAACCAAAGTACCATAAATCAAACAGTCTATATGATTCATCTTGTGTAAAATCGCCGATTCAATATCGCAAG ACACCTTACGCTCAAATGCCAGGGCTTATTAAAGATGCGATAGCGCAGCCGCAAGTATTAAATTCCGACCCACAAAGTTTTTTCGAATCTTCCTTGTGGAGAAAAGAGAAATTAATTTGTTTGGCCAAAATGAGAAAATCTTATGGAGATGAATCAATG gCACACTATATACAGAGTGCAGAGAACAGTAATATAGGTTCTTCTGCGACTTTCACTAGAAGCACCACGGTGGATTCAGACTCACCGAAATGCAACAAAACGTATGTTGTAAACCAGCAATTACAAG AAGCAGAAACCAACCGCGAAGGATGTACAGCAGGGTCCGAAGATATAGACATTTCCACGGATACTAATTTACAAGTCCTAAAGGACGCTTTAGATCGTGCTACAAACATTGTACGAAGTGCGTCTCCGAATTCTGATGTATCTTGTCTATCCCCATTCAAAAATCACGAGAACTTTGAAGTCTCTTTAAATGACAGTCCAGCTTCCCGAGCCATGTTCGAAGATCTGTACAATTTGCAAAACTACGACGATAATGAAGAAATTAAAACTATTGAGAAGACAACGCCGGATGATGAGTTTTTATTTAGAACGGAGGCTAGTAGCAAAATGACAACAGACGATGATGAAATAGTAAGGAAACCTGAAACCGATGTTAATGTCAACACCAACAATGAAAGTCAGACGCATACATCCAATGCAACGTTCACCCGAAATTTTGTTTGCGAGTCCATCCTTGAAGTGTCGAGCGAATTAAATAACTCTTCTAACGACATAAAAGCAGACAAGACGTATGAGAAAGTACGTACCAAAGAGAAAGATTTAGAAAAATCCTCGGAAAATGTATATAGTTCCTCAAAAATTGAACCAAGTAGCTTTATGAGACAAAAACGTCCAGAGAGAAGTGAAAAAAAATCCATAGAAACGAATCTTGATTTATTATTCCTGAACGACACGGCAAAGGCTAAAAATTGCAATTCGTGTTGCCAAAGTGCTTTACCAAGGCGACGTTCTTTGCCTGCGGCGTTGAGTCAATTAAGTCTATTCAATAACTCAGCGCTGGGCAAGCTACCTATACGCAGAGGG GATCTTCCAGACAATACCGTTGAAGATTTATATATAGATGACGAATTCGGCGACACTTTAAATATTAACATGATGTTGATGTCAACTGAAGATAATTTCCTGTTAGAATTAGATAGAAacgaataa
- the LOC117222460 gene encoding uncharacterized protein LOC117222460 isoform X5, translating into MDELIPQIFHEVKIILLTILELMKSVQENEDITQRERNGWNLAQKPCILNNDSYRSALQAFIDRRKCSDGCSELGKEAPSSPDKTRADFLAKKNNNKYDNERRLQESKCISRSVPSVPASEIFEVGWVAGTEDRYLELIFAEWQNTRVSLKRHIHPECKGAVKADLDVLLEIPHPNVLLLMGMTHTDDHGLVSIFEPVDCTLYHYIHEQGERISIQSIAKCVGRLSDALRHSHVLGYVHSAISSHCVYLASSGIVKLGGWELAMQVDNPKPNREYEERLRNEIFRWQAPELFHDYEPRKESDVYGLAMLIWEMSTMQVPWKGYSRVDVKRQYAQRKKGVTMYLFDFPPLLHNLLEAGLQVDVNKRTLDMNRMRRFLQRLEMQYEDEEPIYVDQHKNNNNVDPAKTYNLPNSPSIAMMKSDGPKLTKSVSAKQLFVPNSSESLTKHYSLTKKITSKPIGNIKTVAHIEPVNVFADDVKHSKKESAQQNMNAFYNMQNKFKKNDCSHCTSDMASTVRSEETLDFLQSFDSTYKKAKDSADSWVTSIGTFPSIDTTDDESYKDAITNLKQLKKDLASKREHFFYGSDSSQTSSCPNQKVKKKTLTQAKNVDYVPHKPASHKTSIQPKYHKSNSLYDSSCVKSPIQYRKTPYAQMPGLIKDAIAQPQVLNSDPQSFFESSLWRKEKLICLAKMRKSYGDESMAHYIQSAENSNIGSSATFTRSTTVDSDSPKCNKTYVVNQQLQEAETNREGCTAGSEDIDISTDTNLQVLKDALDRATNIVRSASPNSDVSCLSPFKNHENFEVSLNDSPASRAMFEDLYNLQNYDDNEEIKTIEKTTPDDEFLFRTEASSKMTTDDDEIVRKPETDVNVNTNNESQTHTSNATFTRNFVCESILEVSSELNNSSNDIKADKTYEKVRTKEKDLEKSSENVYSSSKIEPSSFMRQKRPERSEKKSIETNLDLLFLNDTAKAKNCNSCCQSALPRRRSLPAALSQLSLFNNSALGKLPIRRGDLPDNTVEDLYIDDEFGDTLNINMMLMSTEDNFLLELDRNE; encoded by the exons AGACATTACTCAGCGAGAACGAAACGGGTGGAATTTAGCACAGAAGCCGTGTATTCTAAACAA TGATTCCTACCGAAGTGCTCTTCAAGCTTTCATAGACCGTAGAAAATGCTCAGACGGATGCTCAGAGCTGGGGAAGGAAGCGCCAAGCAGTCCCGACAAAACAAGGGCCGATTTTCTTgccaaaaagaataacaacaaaTACGACAATGAACGCAGACTCCAAGAAAGCAAATGTATCTCACGTAGCGTACCCTCTGTGCCTGCCTCGGAGATTTTCGAAGTCGGTTGGGTAGCGGGCACGGAAGACCGATATCTCGAACTAATCTTTGCCGAGTGGCAAAACACAAGAGTTTCTCTCAAGAGACATATCCATCCCGAATGCAAAGGCGCGGTGAAAGCTGATTTAGATGTACTCCT AGAAATTCCACATCCGAACGTATTACTCTTGATGGGCATGACGCATACGGATGACCACGGTTTAGTTTCCATTTTCGAACCCGTCGATTGCACCCTTTACCATTACATACACGAGCAGGGTGAACGGATATCGATACAGAGCATAGCGAAATGCGTAGGAAGACTCTCCGATGCTTTAAGACATTCCCATGTTCTCGGGTACGTGCACAGTGCCATCAGTTCGCATTGCGTCTATCTGGCTTCCAGCGGCATAGTGAAACTCGGGGGATGGGAGCTGGCTATGCAGGTCGATAAT CCGAAACCGAACAGGGAATACGAGGAGCGGTTAAGAAACGAAATTTTCCGTTGGCAAGCGCCAGAACTTTTCCACGATTATGAACCACGAAAAGAGAGCGATGTTTACGGGCTCGCTATGTTAATTTGGGAAATGAGTACAA TGCAAGTGCCATGGAAAGGATATAGCAGAGTGGACGTGAAACGACAGTATGCACAACGGAAAAAAGGAGTTACTATGTATTTGTTCGACTTTCCACCCTTGCTTCACAATTTGCTAGAGGCTGGACTGCAAGTCGATGTTAACAAGAGAACACTTGATATGAACCGAATGCGTAGATTCCTTCAAAGATTGGAG ATGCAATATGAAGACGAGGAACCAATCTACGTCGAccaacacaagaacaacaacaacgtcgACCCTGCAAAAACTTACAACTTGCCGAATTCGCCATCCATAGCAATGATGAAGAGCGACGGTCCGAAATTAACAAAAAGCGTTTCGGCGAAACAATTGTTCGTTCCGAACAGTTCTGAATCGTTAACGAAACATTACTCACTCACTAAAAAAATCACATCCAAGCCAATCGGAAACATAAAGACGGTAGCACACATCGAGCCAGTAAATGTATTCGCTGATGACGTTAAACATAGCAAGAAAGAGAGCGCCCAACAAAATATGAACGCGTTTTATAACATGCAGAACAAATTCAAGAAGAACGACTGCTCGCATTGCACGTCGGATATGGCAAGTACTGTACGAAGCGAGGAAACGCTTGATTTTCTGCAATCGTTTGACAGCACGTACAAGAAAGCCAAGGACAGCGCAGACTCTTGGGTCACCTCTATCGGCACGTTCCCATCGATTGACACCACCGACGATGAATCTTACAAAGATGCTATAACGAACTTGAAACAGCTGAAGAAAGACTTGGCGAGCAAGAGGGAACATTTCTTCTATGGAAGCGATTCCTCTCAGACTTCTTCGTGTCCGA ATCAAAAAGTTAAGAAGAAAACACTCACCCAAGCGAAAAATGTGGACTATGTACCTCATAAACCAGCTAGTCATAAAACAAGCATCCAACCAAAGTACCATAAATCAAACAGTCTATATGATTCATCTTGTGTAAAATCGCCGATTCAATATCGCAAG ACACCTTACGCTCAAATGCCAGGGCTTATTAAAGATGCGATAGCGCAGCCGCAAGTATTAAATTCCGACCCACAAAGTTTTTTCGAATCTTCCTTGTGGAGAAAAGAGAAATTAATTTGTTTGGCCAAAATGAGAAAATCTTATGGAGATGAATCAATG gCACACTATATACAGAGTGCAGAGAACAGTAATATAGGTTCTTCTGCGACTTTCACTAGAAGCACCACGGTGGATTCAGACTCACCGAAATGCAACAAAACGTATGTTGTAAACCAGCAATTACAAG AAGCAGAAACCAACCGCGAAGGATGTACAGCAGGGTCCGAAGATATAGACATTTCCACGGATACTAATTTACAAGTCCTAAAGGACGCTTTAGATCGTGCTACAAACATTGTACGAAGTGCGTCTCCGAATTCTGATGTATCTTGTCTATCCCCATTCAAAAATCACGAGAACTTTGAAGTCTCTTTAAATGACAGTCCAGCTTCCCGAGCCATGTTCGAAGATCTGTACAATTTGCAAAACTACGACGATAATGAAGAAATTAAAACTATTGAGAAGACAACGCCGGATGATGAGTTTTTATTTAGAACGGAGGCTAGTAGCAAAATGACAACAGACGATGATGAAATAGTAAGGAAACCTGAAACCGATGTTAATGTCAACACCAACAATGAAAGTCAGACGCATACATCCAATGCAACGTTCACCCGAAATTTTGTTTGCGAGTCCATCCTTGAAGTGTCGAGCGAATTAAATAACTCTTCTAACGACATAAAAGCAGACAAGACGTATGAGAAAGTACGTACCAAAGAGAAAGATTTAGAAAAATCCTCGGAAAATGTATATAGTTCCTCAAAAATTGAACCAAGTAGCTTTATGAGACAAAAACGTCCAGAGAGAAGTGAAAAAAAATCCATAGAAACGAATCTTGATTTATTATTCCTGAACGACACGGCAAAGGCTAAAAATTGCAATTCGTGTTGCCAAAGTGCTTTACCAAGGCGACGTTCTTTGCCTGCGGCGTTGAGTCAATTAAGTCTATTCAATAACTCAGCGCTGGGCAAGCTACCTATACGCAGAGGG GATCTTCCAGACAATACCGTTGAAGATTTATATATAGATGACGAATTCGGCGACACTTTAAATATTAACATGATGTTGATGTCAACTGAAGATAATTTCCTGTTAGAATTAGATAGAAacgaataa
- the LOC117222460 gene encoding uncharacterized protein LOC117222460 isoform X8 — protein sequence MTGLKNMKHLDCRDSYRSALQAFIDRRKCSDGCSELGKEAPSSPDKTRADFLAKKNNNKYDNERRLQESKCISRSVPSVPASEIFEVGWVAGTEDRYLELIFAEWQNTRVSLKRHIHPECKGAVKADLDVLLEIPHPNVLLLMGMTHTDDHGLVSIFEPVDCTLYHYIHEQGERISIQSIAKCVGRLSDALRHSHVLGYVHSAISSHCVYLASSGIVKLGGWELAMQVDNPKPNREYEERLRNEIFRWQAPELFHDYEPRKESDVYGLAMLIWEMSTMQVPWKGYSRVDVKRQYAQRKKGVTMYLFDFPPLLHNLLEAGLQVDVNKRTLDMNRMRRFLQRLEMQYEDEEPIYVDQHKNNNNVDPAKTYNLPNSPSIAMMKSDGPKLTKSVSAKQLFVPNSSESLTKHYSLTKKITSKPIGNIKTVAHIEPVNVFADDVKHSKKESAQQNMNAFYNMQNKFKKNDCSHCTSDMASTVRSEETLDFLQSFDSTYKKAKDSADSWVTSIGTFPSIDTTDDESYKDAITNLKQLKKDLASKREHFFYGSDSSQTSSCPNQKVKKKTLTQAKNVDYVPHKPASHKTSIQPKYHKSNSLYDSSCVKSPIQYRKTPYAQMPGLIKDAIAQPQVLNSDPQSFFESSLWRKEKLICLAKMRKSYGDESMAHYIQSAENSNIGSSATFTRSTTVDSDSPKCNKTYVVNQQLQEAETNREGCTAGSEDIDISTDTNLQVLKDALDRATNIVRSASPNSDVSCLSPFKNHENFEVSLNDSPASRAMFEDLYNLQNYDDNEEIKTIEKTTPDDEFLFRTEASSKMTTDDDEIVRKPETDVNVNTNNESQTHTSNATFTRNFVCESILEVSSELNNSSNDIKADKTYEKVRTKEKDLEKSSENVYSSSKIEPSSFMRQKRPERSEKKSIETNLDLLFLNDTAKAKNCNSCCQSALPRRRSLPAALSQLSLFNNSALGKLPIRRGDLPDNTVEDLYIDDEFGDTLNINMMLMSTEDNFLLELDRNE from the exons TGATTCCTACCGAAGTGCTCTTCAAGCTTTCATAGACCGTAGAAAATGCTCAGACGGATGCTCAGAGCTGGGGAAGGAAGCGCCAAGCAGTCCCGACAAAACAAGGGCCGATTTTCTTgccaaaaagaataacaacaaaTACGACAATGAACGCAGACTCCAAGAAAGCAAATGTATCTCACGTAGCGTACCCTCTGTGCCTGCCTCGGAGATTTTCGAAGTCGGTTGGGTAGCGGGCACGGAAGACCGATATCTCGAACTAATCTTTGCCGAGTGGCAAAACACAAGAGTTTCTCTCAAGAGACATATCCATCCCGAATGCAAAGGCGCGGTGAAAGCTGATTTAGATGTACTCCT AGAAATTCCACATCCGAACGTATTACTCTTGATGGGCATGACGCATACGGATGACCACGGTTTAGTTTCCATTTTCGAACCCGTCGATTGCACCCTTTACCATTACATACACGAGCAGGGTGAACGGATATCGATACAGAGCATAGCGAAATGCGTAGGAAGACTCTCCGATGCTTTAAGACATTCCCATGTTCTCGGGTACGTGCACAGTGCCATCAGTTCGCATTGCGTCTATCTGGCTTCCAGCGGCATAGTGAAACTCGGGGGATGGGAGCTGGCTATGCAGGTCGATAAT CCGAAACCGAACAGGGAATACGAGGAGCGGTTAAGAAACGAAATTTTCCGTTGGCAAGCGCCAGAACTTTTCCACGATTATGAACCACGAAAAGAGAGCGATGTTTACGGGCTCGCTATGTTAATTTGGGAAATGAGTACAA TGCAAGTGCCATGGAAAGGATATAGCAGAGTGGACGTGAAACGACAGTATGCACAACGGAAAAAAGGAGTTACTATGTATTTGTTCGACTTTCCACCCTTGCTTCACAATTTGCTAGAGGCTGGACTGCAAGTCGATGTTAACAAGAGAACACTTGATATGAACCGAATGCGTAGATTCCTTCAAAGATTGGAG ATGCAATATGAAGACGAGGAACCAATCTACGTCGAccaacacaagaacaacaacaacgtcgACCCTGCAAAAACTTACAACTTGCCGAATTCGCCATCCATAGCAATGATGAAGAGCGACGGTCCGAAATTAACAAAAAGCGTTTCGGCGAAACAATTGTTCGTTCCGAACAGTTCTGAATCGTTAACGAAACATTACTCACTCACTAAAAAAATCACATCCAAGCCAATCGGAAACATAAAGACGGTAGCACACATCGAGCCAGTAAATGTATTCGCTGATGACGTTAAACATAGCAAGAAAGAGAGCGCCCAACAAAATATGAACGCGTTTTATAACATGCAGAACAAATTCAAGAAGAACGACTGCTCGCATTGCACGTCGGATATGGCAAGTACTGTACGAAGCGAGGAAACGCTTGATTTTCTGCAATCGTTTGACAGCACGTACAAGAAAGCCAAGGACAGCGCAGACTCTTGGGTCACCTCTATCGGCACGTTCCCATCGATTGACACCACCGACGATGAATCTTACAAAGATGCTATAACGAACTTGAAACAGCTGAAGAAAGACTTGGCGAGCAAGAGGGAACATTTCTTCTATGGAAGCGATTCCTCTCAGACTTCTTCGTGTCCGA ATCAAAAAGTTAAGAAGAAAACACTCACCCAAGCGAAAAATGTGGACTATGTACCTCATAAACCAGCTAGTCATAAAACAAGCATCCAACCAAAGTACCATAAATCAAACAGTCTATATGATTCATCTTGTGTAAAATCGCCGATTCAATATCGCAAG ACACCTTACGCTCAAATGCCAGGGCTTATTAAAGATGCGATAGCGCAGCCGCAAGTATTAAATTCCGACCCACAAAGTTTTTTCGAATCTTCCTTGTGGAGAAAAGAGAAATTAATTTGTTTGGCCAAAATGAGAAAATCTTATGGAGATGAATCAATG gCACACTATATACAGAGTGCAGAGAACAGTAATATAGGTTCTTCTGCGACTTTCACTAGAAGCACCACGGTGGATTCAGACTCACCGAAATGCAACAAAACGTATGTTGTAAACCAGCAATTACAAG AAGCAGAAACCAACCGCGAAGGATGTACAGCAGGGTCCGAAGATATAGACATTTCCACGGATACTAATTTACAAGTCCTAAAGGACGCTTTAGATCGTGCTACAAACATTGTACGAAGTGCGTCTCCGAATTCTGATGTATCTTGTCTATCCCCATTCAAAAATCACGAGAACTTTGAAGTCTCTTTAAATGACAGTCCAGCTTCCCGAGCCATGTTCGAAGATCTGTACAATTTGCAAAACTACGACGATAATGAAGAAATTAAAACTATTGAGAAGACAACGCCGGATGATGAGTTTTTATTTAGAACGGAGGCTAGTAGCAAAATGACAACAGACGATGATGAAATAGTAAGGAAACCTGAAACCGATGTTAATGTCAACACCAACAATGAAAGTCAGACGCATACATCCAATGCAACGTTCACCCGAAATTTTGTTTGCGAGTCCATCCTTGAAGTGTCGAGCGAATTAAATAACTCTTCTAACGACATAAAAGCAGACAAGACGTATGAGAAAGTACGTACCAAAGAGAAAGATTTAGAAAAATCCTCGGAAAATGTATATAGTTCCTCAAAAATTGAACCAAGTAGCTTTATGAGACAAAAACGTCCAGAGAGAAGTGAAAAAAAATCCATAGAAACGAATCTTGATTTATTATTCCTGAACGACACGGCAAAGGCTAAAAATTGCAATTCGTGTTGCCAAAGTGCTTTACCAAGGCGACGTTCTTTGCCTGCGGCGTTGAGTCAATTAAGTCTATTCAATAACTCAGCGCTGGGCAAGCTACCTATACGCAGAGGG GATCTTCCAGACAATACCGTTGAAGATTTATATATAGATGACGAATTCGGCGACACTTTAAATATTAACATGATGTTGATGTCAACTGAAGATAATTTCCTGTTAGAATTAGATAGAAacgaataa